TCCAAAACCTCTTTTTTTGAGGATCTATAGCTTACGGCATTAACCGGACAAATATTTAAACAGCTCCCACATCCTACACATCGGCTATCAATTATTCGAGCGTAGTTTTGGCCTGCCTTCACCTCAATGGCTTTTACAGGACAAACCCTAACGCATGCGTAGCAGTTAATGCAGGTTTGCTCGTCTATTCTAAACAGTTGTGACATAAGTCTCCTTAAAGTAGCTCATTTGTAAGAATATCAATAATTCCATTTTCATCAACCCCGGTATAAATTTTACCGTTAATAGAGATGTTAGGACCTTCGGCGCAATTACCAAAACAATGTCCCCCGTGGAAGTTTACCTTGTCTTTCAAATCGTGATCGTCCAAAAATTTCATTATTGCCTTAAGTGTGGCCTTATTACCCCTTGCAAAGCAGGAACTACCTAAACATATAATTAATTCGGCTCGTTTACTCATCTTAATGTTATTGGTATAACACTATTACAAAAAGCTAAGATAGGGTTTGGTTTACAAATTATGCCTGAAATTTAATCATTTTTTAAATCAAATCACTTATCTGTAATCGTTTTAAATAGATAAAATATTGGTATTAGGCGAACAATTTTTGTAATGTTTTATTAAATTGTTCCGTGATTAACAAGATTTTATTTGTTGTAATGTATTGATTACTAAAAAGATATATCTCTGTTAGTTGTTTAACAGATGGATTAGAATAGTGGGTTAACTATGGTTCTAATTACTACCTTACTTTAAAGCTATGTCAAACGCCGAGAAAATTGAGGAGATTCTAGAACGCTACAGCTACTTAGGTTCCGATAGCCTTATCCCAATTCTACAGGATATTCAAAACGAGTTGGGAAGTCTGAACGAGGAAGCAATTGTTCTGGTAGGGCGAAAGTTAAACATGCCTACTTCCAAAATTTATGGCTTAGCCACATTCTATAACCAGTTTAAGTTTGAAGCTAAGGGGAAAAATCATATCTGCCTTTGTAATGGCACCTCGTGTAGGCTAAAGGGTGCCAAATGGAATATGGTTTACCTTGAGGATAATTTGAAGTTGAAAAATGGCCAAACAACCCGGAATGGGCAGTTTAGCCTTGAGGTGGTAACCTGCATGGGTGCATGTGACCATGGCCCAGTGATTTCCGTTAACGATGAGTATTACCGTGAGGTTGACCCCGAAAAGCTTAAAAATATTTTGAACGATTTAACCCAAGAGTAAACATGGCTCGGTGCGATTCAAAAGCAGAAATATCTTTTATAAAAGATGCTGTTATTCCAAACCTTCACGATGGGATATGGCCTACCGAGGTAAGCGCTAAGCTCAGCGCATTAAGGCATGAACGGGTTAGGCAGCCAATAATATATGTTGGCGTAACTACATCTTCCATTGTTGCAGGAGCGCTAAAAACCAGGTCAGCCATTGAGCAGTACCTAGACGATTACTCTGTTGATGCCGATGTAATATGTGTTGGTAGCCATGGTTTATGCTCCCTTGAGCCCGTTGTTGAAGTTCAGATGCCCGGCAGGACTAGAGTGGCTTTTGCCAATGTAACTCCTGAAAGGGTTAACTCCATACTCGATGGAGCTCTTAATGGTTTTATTCAGCCTGAGAATGTCATTTTCCAATACTTTTCCGAGATTCATGAGCCTTGGCATGGAATTCCTTTTAGAAACGAACTCCCATTTTTTAAAAAGCAAAACCGTGTGTTGCTTAAAAATGCAGGTATCATTTGCCCCGATAGTATTGCCGAGTATATTGCCCATGGCGGATATAGCGCTTTGGCTAAGTCTATCAGGAAATACACCTACGACGATATTTGCCGCATAGTTGAGGAGAGCGGATTACGCGGAAGGGGCGGTGGAGCCTTCCCCACAGGCACCAAGTGGCGCAAAGCGTTACAGGTTGCAACCAGCGATCGATACCTGATTTGCAATGCCGACGAGAGCGACCCTGGGGGATTCATGGACCGACTGCTGATTGAAAGCGATCCGCATAGGATTGTTGAAGGAATTATACTGAGCTCGTATGCCGTGTCGGCAAGTAAAGCAATTATTTACATACGCGATAGGTATAAGATTACCATTCAAAGAATACAGAATGCTATTGAGCAGGCCTATGAGGTGGGTCTACTTGGATATGATATTTTAGGGAGTGGCTATTCACTCGATATTGAGGTGCGTAAAGGCCCCGGGGCTTATGTATGCGGTGAAGAAACTGCCTTGATTAAAAGCCTTGAGGGTAAACGTGGAATGCCCAGCATAAAACCACCTTACCCTGCTGAATTTGGATTAAATGGCAAGCCCACTGTTATCAATAATGTTGAGACTTTAGCCAATATCCCCGAAATTATCAGTAATGGGCCTCAGTGGTTTGCCGCTTTAGGAACTGAGGGGTCAAAGGGAACAAAAATTTTCTCCATTAATGGTCAGGCGTCTCAAACCTGTATGGTTGAGTTAACCTTTGGTGAACCCCTTGCGGCTTTGCTTGACCTTGCAGGAGGGGTAAAGGATGGAAGGACTTTCAAGGCATTGCACCTGGGCGGCCCTTCTGGGGTGAGTGTTACAGCCGATGAACTTGATGCCCCTATTGACTTTGATGAACTTCCGAAACGAGGGATAAGTTTAGGGTCGGGTGGTGTTCAGGTTCTTGACAATACCGTGTGCATGGTTGACCTGGTGAAATACTTCATGCACTTTATCCGTAACGAGAGCTGCGGTAAATGTATTCCTTGCCGTGAGGGATCAAACCGGATGTACCAAATACTCGATAACATATCGAAACGACCAGTTAGTAACGAAGGGCATAATACCCTTGAACGGTTTAAAGGTGTTATTCAGCTCGAAACCCTGGCTGAGGTTATGCGCGACACATCGCTATGCGGATTGGGGCAAACGGCACCCAAACCAATCCTTAAAGCTCTAAAATCGTTCCGCGATGAGTTTGAGGAGCATATATTTGACCGGAAGTGCAGGGCAAGTGTTTGTCGCGATTTAAGGACATTTTACATTGATATTGAGCGTTGTACGGGTTGCACTGCCTGTGCCAAGAAGTGCCCAACACAGGCCATATATGGGACACCTCGTTCACCCTACTTTATTGTGGAGGAGCGTTGTATAGGATGCGGCATATGCCAGGATACATGCAAGTTTGGAGCTGTTTTCTTCAAGTAAAGTTTTTGCTGCTATGAACATTACCATCGAAGTAAATAATAGAACAATACAGGCCCATAAAGGCGATACCATTCTTGAGGCCTTAAACCGTAACGGTATCAGGGTCCCCACTCTTTGCAACATGACCGATTTAACCCCATCAGGGGCATGTAGGCTTTGCGTCGTTGAGGTTGAGGGTCGCGATAACCTTGTTACCTCATGCTCGCATGTGGTGGAGAATGGTATGCGAATTATGACCCATTCACCCCGAGTGGTGCGCGCCCGTAAAACCCTGGTTGAGTTGCTCCTTGCTAACCATCCTGACGACTGCTTATACTGTGAACGGAACGGCTTTTGCGAGCTACAGGACTTAGCAGCAGAGTTACACATTCGTGAGCGTAAGGTTTTACGAAAGTCGTTCACTCAAAAGCTTGATCTTTCCAGCCCAAGTATTGTTCGCGATCCGGCTAAGTGTATTCTTTGTGGAAGATGTATAAGGGTTTGCGATGAGGTTCAATCGGTATCAACCTTTGAGTTTGTCAACAGGGGATGCAACATGTATGTGGGTACCACTTTGTCGCGCGATTTAAACTTCTCAAACTGTATTGGTTGCGGACAGTGTGTATTGGTTTGCCCTACTGGCGCTTTACATGAGCGTCAAAATGTTGCCGAAGTAATGGATGCCCTGAGCAATCCTGATTTAATCCCTGTTGTGCAGATTGCCCCTTCAATTTCGGTTTCGGTAGCTACTGAGTTTGGGCTTAAACCCAGCAAGGATGTTAATGGTTTGCTCTACAATGCATTGCGAAAAATTGGGTTCAGGTATGTTTTCGATACTGCTTTTGCTGCCGATGTCGCTGCAATTGAAATGGCTGCTGAGCTCATTGATCGAAAGGGAAAAGGCAGCAATCTCCCCATGTTCTCATCATGCTGCCCGGCATGGGTTAAGTTTGTTGAGCAGTGGTATCCGGATTATATTCCTGCACTGAGTGCCGTTAAATCGCCTCAGCAGGTAATGGGATCGTTAATCAGGAACTACTTTGCTACCGAAAATGAATTAAATCCATCAAAAATTTTCTCCGTTTCCGTAATGCCTTGTTTGGCCAAAAAGTTTGAAGCTCAAAGGGAGGAGATGACTACCCGTGGCCTATCCGATGTGGATACGGTATTATCAACACGTGAGTTGGTTAGGCTGATTAAGCTTTACGGTATCGATATTCAGGGGATTGAATCGCAACATCCCGATAAACCTTTTAATATTCGTAGTTCGTCCGGAAAGTTATTTGGAATATCAGGAGGTTCAGCCGAGGCGCTTGCCCGGGTGGTTTACCATAAATTAACTTCAAAGGAACTTAATGATAGTAAGATAACCGAGGTTAAAATAGTTTCGGGGGTAAAGGCATTCTCTTTCAATGCCGATGAACAAACATTCACCTTTGCAGTTGTTAATGGGCTAAAAAACATACATTCAATTCTCCCGGTTTTAATGGGAGGCGATGTTAAACTGGACTACATCGAGGTAATGGCTTGCCCCGGTGGTTGTGTAAATGGCGGTGGCCAACCCTATGTTGACGAGGAAAAGTATGTTAAGTTGAGGGCCAAAGCAATTATTGAAATTGATGAGGCGGAAGGAATTAAGTGCGCAACGCGTAACCCTGCCGTACAATCCATATACGATGAGTTTTTAGGGGAAACCGGTAGTGAAAAAGCCAAAAAATTTCTATACACCCGATATTCAAAGCGGGAAGTTTTACTTTAAATGGAACAATTCGGCCATAGCATGGAGATGAATCGGGATAAAAGGAAATTGGTATACACCATTAAGGAGCTTTGCAGGGTGTGTTATACCTGTGTTAGGGAGTGTCCGGCTAAGGCAATTAAAATTGTAAATGGCCAAGCCGATGTAATATCGGAAAGGTGCATTGGTTGCGGCAACTGCGTTAAGGTATGCAGCCAGGATGCAAAAGTGTTTTTACTAACCCGCACCGAGGTAAAAAGCATGCTGCAGAGCGGCGAGAGGGTTGCTGCTCTTGTAGCTCCAAGTTTTCCCGCTGAATTTACTGAGATTGATGATTACCGCTACTTTGTTGGAATGCTTAGGGCCTTGGGGTTTAGTCATGTTTTTGAGGTTGCTTTTGGTGCCGATTTGGTAGCTAGCCGTTACAAATCGTTGCTGGAGGATAGGTCAGGAAAGGGGTATATCTCAAGCGATTGTCCGGCTATTGTTACTTACATCCGTTACTACCATCCCGATTTAGTAGAAAATTTAGCACCCGTGGTGTCGCCTATGGTAGCCATAAGCAGGGTGGTAAGGCAAATTGACAGTAACCTGAAACAGGTTTTTATTGGTCCTTGCATAGCCAAAAAGGATGAATCCATTGAGATTGACGAGGCTATAACCTTTCGGGAGTTGCGGGTTCTTTTTGAGCAGGCCAGTATAACGCCCGAAAGCGTTGAACCATCGGATTTTGATCCACCCCATGCTGGCCGCGGGGCCATATTCCCGGTTAGTAGGGGGTTAATGCAAACCGTTAACATATTTGATGACCTAATTGAAGGCAACATCACAGTAGCCGAAGGACGAATTGGCTTTCAGGAAGCCATAAAGGAATGGGAATCGGGTAACCTGAAGGGACAAAACCTTGAGCTACTTTGCTGTGAGGGTTGCATAATGGGGCCCGGCATGTCGCCCGGAGGCAAACGTTTTGAGCGCAAAACCTATATCAGCTCCTATGCCCGTAATAAGGTAACCCCTGATCAGCTAAAAGAGTGGGAACTTGCCATATCAAAATTTAAAGACCTTGACCTTACACGTAGCTTTAATGCCGATGATAAACGAATAGCTAAGCCTACCGATGATGAGATAAACAAAGTGTTGGCCAAGATGGGTAAGTTTACCCCTCGCGATCACCTGAACTGTGGCGCATGTGGTTACGATACTTGCACTGAGCACGCTATAGCCATTGTTGAAGGCCTTGCCGAGGTTGAAATGTGTTTACCTTACGCTATTGAGGAACTGCATGAATCAATCAACGATCTAGCCATTTCCAATGAGAAACTGGCAAAAATGCAGCAGGCTCTCAAGCATTCCGAAAAACTCGCCCATATGGGGCAGCTTTCGGCCGGTATTGCTCACGAGCTTAACAATCCTTTAGGTGTTGTTTTGATGTACAGCAATATCCTACTCGATGAGTGTAAACCGGACGATCCCCTTCGTAAGGACTTAGAGTTGATATCGTCGCAGGCGGAACGGTGCAAGAAAATTGTTAGCGGTTTGCTAAACTTTGCCCGCAAGAATCAGGTTAAGGTGGAAAAGGTTAATGTTAAAAAGTTGGCGGAGGATAGCATTGCAGGGGTTGTTATCCCAAAGAATGTTACCACCAATGTGGTTTGCCGAACCTCAAACCTGATGGCGAGTCTCGATTATGAGCAAATGATGCAGGTGCTTACAAACCTGAACAAAAATGCCTTTGAAGCCATGCCTAATGGTGGCGACCTTACAATTGTTATCGACGGCGATGACCATCAGTTTTCAATCAGCGTAATCGATACTGGTGAAGGGATACCCGAGGAGAATATGGATAAGCTTTTCACCCCATTTTTCACCACTAAGGGAATTGGCAAGGGAACAGGTTTAGGTCTTGCCACTACCTACGGAATTGTAAAGATGCACAAGGGCAAAATAGATGTTGAGTCCAACACCGACCCCCAAAAGGGACCTACCGGAACAACCTTTAGGATAACCCTGCCCCGTAATGCAGAAAACGAATTAGGAAACGATAATAGTTAACTAAACGCAATAGCCATGGCTAGCTCACGAAAAACCATTCTAATAGTTGACGATGATACCGACTAC
The genomic region above belongs to Tenuifilum sp. 4138str and contains:
- a CDS encoding (2Fe-2S) ferredoxin domain-containing protein encodes the protein MSKRAELIICLGSSCFARGNKATLKAIMKFLDDHDLKDKVNFHGGHCFGNCAEGPNISINGKIYTGVDENGIIDILTNELL
- a CDS encoding NADH-ubiquinone oxidoreductase-F iron-sulfur binding region domain-containing protein, yielding MARCDSKAEISFIKDAVIPNLHDGIWPTEVSAKLSALRHERVRQPIIYVGVTTSSIVAGALKTRSAIEQYLDDYSVDADVICVGSHGLCSLEPVVEVQMPGRTRVAFANVTPERVNSILDGALNGFIQPENVIFQYFSEIHEPWHGIPFRNELPFFKKQNRVLLKNAGIICPDSIAEYIAHGGYSALAKSIRKYTYDDICRIVEESGLRGRGGGAFPTGTKWRKALQVATSDRYLICNADESDPGGFMDRLLIESDPHRIVEGIILSSYAVSASKAIIYIRDRYKITIQRIQNAIEQAYEVGLLGYDILGSGYSLDIEVRKGPGAYVCGEETALIKSLEGKRGMPSIKPPYPAEFGLNGKPTVINNVETLANIPEIISNGPQWFAALGTEGSKGTKIFSINGQASQTCMVELTFGEPLAALLDLAGGVKDGRTFKALHLGGPSGVSVTADELDAPIDFDELPKRGISLGSGGVQVLDNTVCMVDLVKYFMHFIRNESCGKCIPCREGSNRMYQILDNISKRPVSNEGHNTLERFKGVIQLETLAEVMRDTSLCGLGQTAPKPILKALKSFRDEFEEHIFDRKCRASVCRDLRTFYIDIERCTGCTACAKKCPTQAIYGTPRSPYFIVEERCIGCGICQDTCKFGAVFFK
- a CDS encoding [FeFe] hydrogenase, group A — encoded protein: MNITIEVNNRTIQAHKGDTILEALNRNGIRVPTLCNMTDLTPSGACRLCVVEVEGRDNLVTSCSHVVENGMRIMTHSPRVVRARKTLVELLLANHPDDCLYCERNGFCELQDLAAELHIRERKVLRKSFTQKLDLSSPSIVRDPAKCILCGRCIRVCDEVQSVSTFEFVNRGCNMYVGTTLSRDLNFSNCIGCGQCVLVCPTGALHERQNVAEVMDALSNPDLIPVVQIAPSISVSVATEFGLKPSKDVNGLLYNALRKIGFRYVFDTAFAADVAAIEMAAELIDRKGKGSNLPMFSSCCPAWVKFVEQWYPDYIPALSAVKSPQQVMGSLIRNYFATENELNPSKIFSVSVMPCLAKKFEAQREEMTTRGLSDVDTVLSTRELVRLIKLYGIDIQGIESQHPDKPFNIRSSSGKLFGISGGSAEALARVVYHKLTSKELNDSKITEVKIVSGVKAFSFNADEQTFTFAVVNGLKNIHSILPVLMGGDVKLDYIEVMACPGGCVNGGGQPYVDEEKYVKLRAKAIIEIDEAEGIKCATRNPAVQSIYDEFLGETGSEKAKKFLYTRYSKREVLL
- a CDS encoding NADH-quinone oxidoreductase subunit NuoE family protein; protein product: MSNAEKIEEILERYSYLGSDSLIPILQDIQNELGSLNEEAIVLVGRKLNMPTSKIYGLATFYNQFKFEAKGKNHICLCNGTSCRLKGAKWNMVYLEDNLKLKNGQTTRNGQFSLEVVTCMGACDHGPVISVNDEYYREVDPEKLKNILNDLTQE
- a CDS encoding [Fe-Fe] hydrogenase large subunit C-terminal domain-containing protein — its product is MEMNRDKRKLVYTIKELCRVCYTCVRECPAKAIKIVNGQADVISERCIGCGNCVKVCSQDAKVFLLTRTEVKSMLQSGERVAALVAPSFPAEFTEIDDYRYFVGMLRALGFSHVFEVAFGADLVASRYKSLLEDRSGKGYISSDCPAIVTYIRYYHPDLVENLAPVVSPMVAISRVVRQIDSNLKQVFIGPCIAKKDESIEIDEAITFRELRVLFEQASITPESVEPSDFDPPHAGRGAIFPVSRGLMQTVNIFDDLIEGNITVAEGRIGFQEAIKEWESGNLKGQNLELLCCEGCIMGPGMSPGGKRFERKTYISSYARNKVTPDQLKEWELAISKFKDLDLTRSFNADDKRIAKPTDDEINKVLAKMGKFTPRDHLNCGACGYDTCTEHAIAIVEGLAEVEMCLPYAIEELHESINDLAISNEKLAKMQQALKHSEKLAHMGQLSAGIAHELNNPLGVVLMYSNILLDECKPDDPLRKDLELISSQAERCKKIVSGLLNFARKNQVKVEKVNVKKLAEDSIAGVVIPKNVTTNVVCRTSNLMASLDYEQMMQVLTNLNKNAFEAMPNGGDLTIVIDGDDHQFSISVIDTGEGIPEENMDKLFTPFFTTKGIGKGTGLGLATTYGIVKMHKGKIDVESNTDPQKGPTGTTFRITLPRNAENELGNDNS